The Besnoitia besnoiti strain Bb-Ger1 chromosome IV, whole genome shotgun sequence genome contains a region encoding:
- a CDS encoding hypothetical protein (encoded by transcript BESB_056410) — protein sequence MSASPRPSTGFWGIPLPGLQGSARELISVRSRIRHAPRPAASSPCRMSAPPVAQRPQAPTPPPASSPAWASLRPGRLVWVPARCLPSARLSTPPVGAERATRARFQAPPPSAAEATSAGSSSSLRPQTAATPPLFRESPRVAQQYDASPSPSAPLDRSFPAETPNPALGSLRLEGRRVNGEASAFDAPSSGRGLDWHPQFSASGGERPFYPGKVIACSPEGCSGVCTPQPATQATAQRRDVVRTNVPNPRRGGADPDDFVEVVVSLGPEGKASEGKCGGDQGHAEGGAEASKDHETVVRVRPADLLLRDDACGTVDDNAQMQHLNEANLVANIRCRFTQAFARVAGETEAAAEERQRKIYTYMGTLLIAVNPYRFFNLYDRRWISRFSSPSCTSTPTSSFLPASSAVHAAASRPPSSESCLPSSSSGLFASPPPARRHATDPEAPSQLEAASSAARGLAGSRQVPHPFALAEFAYCRLVRDKRSQSVLISGESGAGKTETSKHVLSYLAAVSDHRHGAHCQGMEARLLQCGPVLEAFGNARTVLNTNSSRFGKMLMLHFTDRGKLTGASVLTYLLAKERVVRIPADEFGFHIFYALCNAASRGREDCGATGAADDENDALGDLLETLALDKGPTAFRLLNFGESAEGARVKQEDERAEESAETDEAQAMRPLSPWTDLRRITRAMTTVGIDFSLQSRIFKLLAAILHLGNVAFVDQESSEAASKRRKVSPLLSPQAGTNAGERVERGRGAAPGSEAVAVAESSRESLRAAARLLGLPCGDEGEEMLRLAVLSRSVRETRSFFDLEGAAAARDSACKTLYSRAFDAVVARINAGLRTAAAGLRKAPSDESVVAKDEGKHSIGILDIFGFEDLRRHSSNRLEQLCINYANERLHCFLLQQLILHERLLYLQECLIVGGAHSPIPLSPLSSPFAPSARPFSASPAPSSPALAATFSASPCASPPLPLARGDAQKAVLISEVLRAKCMSNAEKLTYTSALLCALLAGSSLTSDFCVACDADGRVWRLADPKGRHAARPEEEEEATKARELASVAAALKTPGVFGILEEAGRLPVKGDRDVVFYNRLLAEVKNKGAERFIRGTKPSSSQLRGERGDPLHFTVSHFACDVTYDARDFCRSNGEATSDELERLFSACTTYTSLLGDTKPREPGARGPATALGSKAGGGGRRSTLSVHFASQLQQVLKSLQETPCHFIRCVKPNQQQRAAVFEEPYVHTQLRCSGMADLLHVMADGFPCRLSYTDLWARYEAQLPPQLRETLDPRDFATLVLDALQLPQDAYRLGSSRVFFRLGCMDILDELLLKKAPLRRLSSGGGGAEAGSRAGEETVSGPCSAASFIDSVVAAVLAAHAKRKRRRVLRHVLIGVRLRLAFAKQRAFLLASLCAVRALRVVQPRRRVAAAVAGLLEALGHAARAREERRREARLAAAATRLQAFFRGCLARRRSRQLRLERAHAALRRRQEEDAYRQKRETMERKAAVAVQKVWRGVLNRRHVARQHAAAVSIQRHWWGFRNRRGKHFFFLQLRKIQRAVRRWLAGKRAWRERKEDRAARLAPEERKGRQSSSSGLCCDGCPSDDEPLLLPFSGVSTASGDLELSISSEPAAGDGFALGNPEVGACFQKTHSLTLGAHPRARWPSSSHSSLLVSPTPSLPPDMPLAPSASRSGASSACGFAAAAAPPSLSRPCASPDASPARRRGAAAAEETSARASRARLTPSGEACPAARAPGDATASGAAALEALRREKAYAEDGEDDEDLLGLQSPPASPREVRGALPGKEGDALQNGIRKACAEPREGLLPVSSPEAGAGVSKVARRPGVAGDAAGDSHRRDRGGDQNVAQSICRAPEVVSSPHSREGGRLDQSRTHPHDYARAEVASERCPSTAVGASHDGGGSRRGHATSPLAARPLQTASLPATCSAGEVEARERDGSRSSSDLPLKRSAAAAPSCVAAGARMPAAPAARQKRKLEEVEDDGEAPEGSVGSEAWNETAFLPSSDGEETFEDGHDEERAGEEAQGLCIAYSPLPMSSTPRADSAPERVASVPRPLPPCRIPPVNRRTASHASPRRSCGKSCPPLRADAAAVGPREGGDSAGRSQRDAQSSIPRPLPGRQKKNSAFSVCGSPTVAQDATDDGVCRPLAKASSLAGTKIPSPSSFVAAMKRKRRKLEDTLVTQ from the exons ATGTCTGCAAGCCCCCGCCCCTCGACGGGCTTCTGGGGAATTCCGCTGCCCGGACTCCAGGGTTCTGCGCGCGAACTGATTTCTGTGCGCTCGCGAATTCGACACGCTCCCCGCCcagctgcgtcttcgccctgTAGGATGTCGGCGCCCCCTGTCGCGcagcgtccgcaggcgcctaCCCCCCCTCCGGCGTCCTCACCCGCTTGGGCCTCCCTGCGGCCAGGCAGACTCGTCTGGGTCCCCGCGCGCTgtctgccttccgcgcgccttAGCACTCCGCCGGttggcgcagagcgcgccaCCCGGGCACGCTtccaggcgcctcctccctctgctgCGGAGGCAACGAGCGCCggttcctcctcgtcgctgcggccgcagacagctgcgactccgccgctCTTCAGAGAGTCGCCTCGGGTTGCGCAGCAATACGACGCTTCGCCGtccccctcggcgccgcttgACAGGTCGTTtcctgcagagacgccgaaTCCTGCGCTCGGTTCGCTCAGGCTGGAAGGAAGGAGGGTGAACGGCGAAGCGAGTGCCTTTGATGCACCCAGCTCGGGAAGGGGCCTCGACTGGCATCCTCAGTTCTCCGCGTCCGGAGGCGAACGCCCTTTTTACCCAGGAAAAGTCATCGCATGCTCCCCTGAGGGCTGTTctggtgtatgtacaccgcaaccagccacgcaggcgaccgcgcagaggcgcgacgtCGTGAGAACGAACGTGCCGAATCCGCGCAGGGGGGGCGCTGATCCTGACGACTTCGTTGAGGTTGTGGTTTCTCTTGGTCCGGAGGGCAAGGCTTCGGAAGGAAAATGCGGGGGGGATCAGGGccacgcggaaggcggcgctgaggcgagCAAGGATCACGAGACTGTTGTCAGGGTTCGGCCGGCAgatcttcttctgcgcgacgATGCTTGTGGGACTGTTGACGATAATGCTCAG ATGCAGCACCTTAACGAGGCGAATCTCGTCGCCAACATTCGTTGCCGCTTCACCcaggccttcgcgcgcgtggctggcgaGACAGAAGCCGCGGCCGAAGAGCGCCAGAGGAAGATCTAT ACCTACATGGGGACGCTTCTGATCGCGGTCAACCCCTACCGCTTCTTTAACTTGTACGATCGCCGCTGGATTTCCCGATTCTCGAGTCCTTCCTGCACTTCCACTCCTACGTCTTCGTTCTtgcctgcgtcctccgctgtTCATGCGGCCGCAAGCCGTCCGCCCTCCTCTGAGTCGTgtctgccttcctcttcttcggggctcttcgcgtcgcctccgccggcgcgccgacaTGCCACAGATCCTgaggcgccttcgcagctcgaagccgcttcctcggcggcgcgcggactcGCAGGCAGCCGCCAGGTGCCTCAccccttcgctctcgcagagTTCGCCTACTGCCGTCTCGTCAGAG ATAAACGGAGTCAGTCGGTGCTGATCAGCGGAGAaagcggcgcagggaagACCGAGACGTCTAAA CACGTTTTGAGCTACCTCGCAGCTGTCTCCGACCACCGCCACGGCGCCCACTGCCA AGGgatggaggcgcggctgcttcaGTGCGGACCTGTTCTGGAAGCCTTTGGCAACG cgcGCACCGTGCTGAATACCAACAGCAGCCGCTTCGGCAAGATGCTGATGCTTCACTTTACCGACCGCGGAAAACTAACTGGAGCCTCCGTTCTGACGTACCTCCTCGCAAAAGAACGC GTGGTGCGGATCCCCGCAGACGAGTTCGGTTTTCACATTTTCTACGCGCTTTGCAACGCGGCCTCCCGGGGGCGCGAGGACTGCGGCGCAACCGGGGCAGCCGACGACGAGAACGACGCCCTCGGTGACCTTCTCGAGACGCTCGCGCTTGATAAGGGCCCCACGGCCTTTCGGCTGCTGAACTTTGGGGAGTctgccgaaggcgcgcgagtcaagcaggaagacgagcgcgccgaggagTCGGCGGAAACCGACGAAGCGCAGGCGATGCGGCCTCTCTCCCCGTGGACTGACCTGCGGAGGATCAC GCGAGCGATGACCACGGTTGGGATCGACTTTTCGCTGCAGTCTCGGATCTTCAA GCTCCTCGCGGCGATTCTTCACCTGGGAAACGTCGCCTTCGTGGACCAGGAGAGCTCCGAGGCGGCGTCTAAGCGGAGAAAAGTGTCTCCTTTgctctcgccgcaggcggggacgaacgcgggcgagagggtcgagagaggcaggggcgccgcgcccggctCGGAAgcggtcgcggtcgcggagagCTCGCGCGAaagcctgcgcgcggcggcgaggctccTCG GACTTCCCTgtggcgacgagggcgaggaaatGCTTCGTTTAGCTGTCCTCTCTCGGTCGGTGCGCGAGACGCGTTCTTTTTTTGAcctcgaaggcgcggccgcggcgcgggatTCTGCATGCAAG ACTCTATACAGTCGAGCCTTTGACGCGGTGGTCGCGCGCATCAACGCAGGGCTCAGGACCGCGGCTGCCGGTTTGCGGAAGGCGCCTTCAG ACGAATCCGTGGTCGCCAAGGACGAAGGGAAGCACTCGATTGGAATTCTCGACATTTTTGGATTCGAAGATTTG CGGCGACACAGCAGCAATCGTTTGGAGCAGCTCTGCATCAACTACGCGAACGAGCGTTTGCACTgcttccttctgcagcagtTGATTTTGCATGAGCGCCTTCTCTACTTGCAGGAGTGCCTgatcgtcggcggcgcgcactcCCCCATCCCGttgtcgcctctctcgtctccgtttgctccttctgcgcgcccattctcggcgtcgcccgccccgtcgtcgcctgcacTCGCAGCGACattttctgcgtcgccctgcgcctcgccgcctctgccgctcgcgaggggcgacgcgcagaaggcTGTCTTAATCTCGGAAGTCCTGAGAGCCAAGTGCATGAGCAACGCGGAGAAGCTGACCTACACGAGCGCGCTGCTGTGTGCGCTGCTTGCGGGCTCGTCGCTCACCAGCGACTTCTGCGTGGCgtgcgacgccgacggccgcgTGTGGAGACTCGCTGATCCGAAGGGgagacacgcggcgcgcccagaggaggaggaggaggcgacgaaggccagAGAGCTTGCCTCTGTGGCTGCGGCACTAAAGACTCCAGGAGTCTTTGGCATCTTGGAAGAGGCGGGCAGACTCCCAGTCAAGGGAGATCGAGACGTCGTCTTCTACAACCGG ctgctggcggaggTCAAGAATAAAGGCGCCGAACGCTTCATCCGCGGCACCA agccgtcctcctcgcagctgcgaggagagagaggcgatcCGCTTCACTTCACGGTGTCGCACTTTGCCTGCGACGTCACCTACGACGCGCGGGATTTTTGCCGCTCCAATGGAGAGGCCACGTCTGACGAGCTCGAACGCCTCTTCAGTGCATGCACGA cctACACGAGTCTCCTTGGGGACACCAAGCCCCGCGAGCCCGGCGCCCGAGGGCCTGCGACCGCGTTGGGCTCcaaggcgggcggcgggggacgGCGGAGCACGCTGAGCGTCCACTTCGCCTCTCAACTTCAGCAGGTTCTCAAGTCTCTGCAGGAAACT CCTTGTCACTTCATTCGCTGCGTCAAGCCGAATCAACAACAGCGAGCGGCCGTGTTCGAGGAGCCCTACGTTCACACGCAGCTGCGATGCAG CGGCATGGCAGATCTGCTTCACGTCATGGCAGACGGGTTTCCTTGTCGCCTCTCCTACACCGACCTCTGGGCTCGGTacgaggcgcagctcccCCCGCAACTGCGCGAGACG CTGGACCCGCGGGACTTCGCCACCCTCGTCTTGGATGCTCTCCAGCTGCCGCAAG ATGCCTATCGGTTGGgctcgtcgcgcgtcttcttccgcctcgggTGCATGGACATCCTCGACGAGCTGTTGCTCAAGAAAGCtcccctgcggcgcttgTCTagcgggggaggaggcgcggaggcagggtcgcgggcgggcgaggagacagtctCCGGGCCCTGTTCAGCCGCCTCGTTCATCGACAGCGTCGTCGCAGCGgtgctcgccgcgcacgccaaGCGAAAGCGACGGCGTGTACTCAGACACGTCCTCATCGGcgtccgcctgcggctggcCTTTGCGAAACAAAGAG ccttcctcctcgcgtcgctgtgcgccgttcgcgccctccgcgtggttcagccgcggcgccgagtcgccgccgccgtcgcggggcTCCTCGAGGCTCTAGGACACGCTGCTCGCGCCCgggaggagagacgccgcgaggctcgccttgccgcggccgcgacgagaCTTCAG GCATttttccgcggctgcctcgcgcgtcggcgatCGCGCCAACTGCGGCTGGAGagagcgcacgcggcgctgcggcgacggcaagaagaagacgcataCAGACAAAAGCGAGAGACGATGGAAAGGAAGGCTGCGGTGGCGGTGCAGAAAGTGTGGCGTGGGGTTCTGAATCGCAGGCACGTGGCGAGACAGCACGCTGCGGCGGTGTCTATACAGCGGCACTGGTGGGGCTTTCGAAACCGGCGCGGAAAGCactttttctttctccagTTGCGCAAGATTCAGCGAGCGGTGCGTCGCTGGCTGGCGGGGAAACGCGCCTGGAGAGAACGGAAGGAGgacagagcggcgcggctggcgcccgAGGAACGAAAAGGCCGACagtcgtcctcctctgggCTCTGTTGCGACGGATGCCCCTCAGACGACGAACCGCTCCTCTTGCCCTTCTCGGGCGTATCTACAGCAAGCGGGGACCTCGAGCTCTCGATTTCTTCCGAGCCTGCGGCCGGCGACGGGTTTGCTCTTGGGAATCCCGAAGTCGGCGCCTGCTTCCAAAAGACGCATAGCCTCACCCTTGGCGCGCATCCGCGCGCACGCTGGCCTTCTTCATCTCACTCTTCTCTCCTTGTATCTCCCACaccgtctctccctcctgaCATGCCACTCGCcccgtctgcctcgcgctccggtgcgtcctccgcgtgtggctttgccgcggctgccgcgccgccttccctcTCGCGGCCCTGTGCCTCGCCAGATGCCTCGCCCgcacggaggcgcggcgccgcggcagcagaggaaaCCTCCGCGAGAGCTTCGAGAGCCCGTTTGACGCCTTCCGGGGAGGCGTGCCCAGCCGCCAGGGCACccggcgacgcgacggcctcgggcgcggccgcgctggaaGCCCTGCGCCGGGAGAAGGCGTAcgccgaagacggcgaggacgacgaggacctGCTGGGTCTGCAGTCTCCGccagcttcgccgcgcgaggtGCGTGGCGCCTTGCCAGGaaaggagggcgacgcgcttcAGAACGGGATTCGAAAGGCTTGCGCGGAACCGCGAGAGGGCCTGCTCCCTGTGTCTTCGCCTGAAGCTGGCGCGGGTGTCTCTAAGGTCGCCAGGAGACCCGGggtcgcgggcgacgccgctggcgaTTCGCATCGGCGAGATAGGGGCGGCGACCAGAACGTCGCACAGAGTATCTGTCGCGCGCCAGAAGTCGTCTCTAGCCCGCATTCGCGCGAGGGGGGCCGTCTTGACCAGTCGCGCACGCATCCGCACGACTACGCACGC gCTGAAGTGGCCTCGGAAAGGTGTCCCTCGACTGCCGTGGGAGCTTCGCacgacggaggcggctcgcggcgcgggcacgCGACTTCCCCGCTGGCTGCCAGGCCTCTGCAGACTGCCAGCTTGCCGGCGACTTGCTCAGCGGGCGAGGttgaggcgcgagagcgcgacgGAAGCAGATCGTCTTCAGATTTGCCCCTGAagcgctctgctgcggccgcgccaagttgcgtcgccgcgggcgcgaggatgccggcggcgcccgcggcgcggcagaagcggaagctcgaggaggtggaggacgacggcgaggcgcccgaggGGTCGGTCGGGTCAGAGGCCTGGAACGAAACCGCCTTCCTCCCTTCCAGCGATGGCGAGGAGACCTTCGAGGACGGCCACGACGAAGAGCgggcaggcgaggaagctcAGGGTCTGTGCATCGCCTACAGTCCGCTCCCAATGTCAtccacgcctcgcgcagacTCCGCCCCCGAGCGAGTGGCATCTGTGCCGCGACCGCTTCCTCCCTGCCGAATCCCGCCAGTAAATCGGAGAACGGCCTcccacgcgtcgccgcgtcggtCATGCGGAAAGTCGtgtccgcctctgcgtgcggacgcagcggcggtcgGTCCACGTGAAGGGGGGGACTCTGCAGGGCGGTcccagagagacgcgcagtcGTCCattccgcggcctctgcctgGGCGACAGAAGAAAAATTCGGCTTTTTCTGTGTGTGGTTCACCGACTGTCGCCCAAGACGCGACCGACGACGGGGTGTGTCGGCCTCTCGCAAAGGCTTCCTCGCTTGCAGGAACGAAAATCCCCTCCCCGTCCTCGTTTGTCGCCGCGATGAAGAGGAAACGAAGGAAACTCGAAGACACCCTCGTGACGCAGTGA